In Quadrisphaera sp. DSM 44207, one DNA window encodes the following:
- a CDS encoding anti-sigma factor, protein MNPVDDARDRPPVPEDGHGLVAAHAVGALDAAEARAAEEHLARCAPCRAELADLRAALADLGSVDAVAPPPSLKEAVMARLDDVEQLPPLPARDAVPPARDELAARRERGRPGREGRWWAPALAAAAVAVLVVGGLGLGWTALELREDRDRARSLAAALGEVAAAPDAVVVEAAAGSGRGWRGTRLVLSAEQGRAVLLDGGTAPAPEDRTYQLWYVASGGAVPAGTFEGGGDPGAVLTGSPQDAAAVAVTLEPEGGSDQPTTEPVATYPLATAA, encoded by the coding sequence GTGAACCCCGTCGACGACGCGCGCGACCGCCCGCCCGTGCCGGAGGACGGGCACGGGCTGGTCGCCGCCCACGCCGTGGGCGCCCTGGACGCCGCCGAGGCGCGGGCGGCGGAGGAGCACCTGGCCCGCTGCGCGCCCTGCCGCGCCGAGCTCGCCGACCTGCGAGCGGCCCTGGCGGACCTGGGCTCGGTGGACGCCGTGGCGCCGCCGCCGTCCCTGAAGGAGGCGGTGATGGCCCGGCTCGACGACGTCGAGCAGCTGCCGCCGCTGCCGGCGCGCGACGCGGTGCCGCCGGCCCGCGACGAGCTCGCCGCCCGCCGCGAGCGGGGCCGGCCTGGCCGCGAGGGACGGTGGTGGGCGCCGGCGCTGGCGGCGGCCGCGGTCGCCGTGCTCGTCGTCGGCGGGCTCGGCCTCGGGTGGACAGCGCTGGAGCTGCGCGAGGACCGCGACCGGGCGCGCTCGCTGGCCGCGGCCCTGGGCGAGGTCGCCGCGGCGCCCGACGCGGTCGTCGTCGAGGCGGCCGCCGGCAGCGGGCGGGGCTGGCGCGGCACCCGGCTGGTGCTCTCCGCCGAGCAGGGCCGGGCGGTGCTGCTCGACGGCGGCACCGCGCCCGCGCCGGAGGACCGCACGTACCAGCTGTGGTACGTCGCGAGCGGCGGCGCCGTCCCCGCCGGCACGTTCGAGGGCGGCGGCGATCCGGGGGCGGTGCTGACCGGCTCGCCGCAGGACGCCGCCGCCGTGGCGGTCACGCTCGAGCCCGAGGGCGGCAGCGACCAGCCGACCACCGAGCCGGTGGCCACCTACCCCCTGGCGACGGCGGCCTGA
- the sigK gene encoding ECF RNA polymerase sigma factor SigK — protein MAAGDRDAFADVYDALAPKVLGLARAVVRNPALAEEVAQEVLLEVWRQAPRYDPAAGSVTTWAMTIAHRRAVDRVRSVRAAEDREDRVASSHVQREYDDVAERAEQREDEDRVRAALACLTDLQREAVVLAYWGGCTSAEISDRLGVPVPTVKTRLRDGLIRLRGGLEGRT, from the coding sequence GTGGCCGCGGGCGACCGCGACGCCTTCGCGGACGTCTACGACGCCCTCGCGCCGAAGGTCCTCGGCCTCGCCCGCGCCGTGGTGCGCAACCCCGCCCTGGCCGAGGAGGTCGCGCAGGAGGTCCTGCTCGAGGTGTGGCGCCAGGCCCCCCGCTACGACCCCGCGGCGGGCAGCGTGACCACGTGGGCGATGACCATCGCCCACCGCCGGGCGGTGGACCGGGTGCGCTCGGTGCGCGCGGCGGAGGACCGCGAGGACCGGGTGGCCTCCTCCCACGTGCAGCGCGAGTACGACGACGTCGCCGAGCGGGCCGAGCAGCGCGAGGACGAGGACAGGGTGCGCGCGGCCCTGGCGTGTCTGACCGACCTGCAGCGGGAGGCCGTCGTCCTCGCCTACTGGGGCGGCTGCACGTCGGCGGAGATCAGCGACCGCCTGGGCGTGCCGGTGCCCACGGTGAAGACGCGCCTGAGGGACGGGCTGATCCGCCTGCGCGGAGGGCTGGAGGGCAGGACGTGA